A window of bacterium contains these coding sequences:
- the hflK gene encoding FtsH protease activity modulator HflK, translating into MSSQRGNGDPGDPAGGWDEVVSAIEPVVRKVTDRFRKISPDFNPGRAVGIVLLVLVGLFALVTAFYTVPSDSVAVVQRFGKYLKDVPPGLHFKIPLGIDAATIVPVKRQLKQEFGFATPGATDPYQSQSPADQTRETQMVTGDLNAALVEWVVQYRISEPAKYLFAVREPAQTLRHVSESVMREVVGDRTVDEVITIGRQEIEAESLTKMQELSSKYAMGISIDQVQLKNINPPEPVQSSFNEVNQAQQEKEKLINEARREYNKVIPLAEGEKDQRIREADGYRLKRINEAEGDVARFNALLAEYVKAPEVTRRRIYVETLQEVLPSLQSKIIIDDEARGILPLLNLDSKIGGQP; encoded by the coding sequence ATGTCATCGCAACGAGGAAACGGAGACCCGGGCGACCCCGCGGGTGGTTGGGACGAGGTCGTTTCCGCGATCGAACCGGTCGTCCGGAAAGTGACGGACCGGTTCCGGAAAATCTCGCCGGATTTCAACCCGGGTCGAGCTGTCGGGATCGTTCTCCTTGTGCTCGTCGGACTTTTCGCGCTCGTGACGGCTTTTTATACCGTTCCGAGCGACTCGGTCGCCGTCGTGCAGCGTTTCGGCAAGTATCTAAAAGACGTTCCGCCTGGGCTGCACTTCAAGATACCGCTTGGCATCGACGCGGCGACGATCGTTCCCGTCAAAAGGCAATTGAAGCAGGAATTCGGGTTCGCGACCCCCGGCGCCACCGATCCGTATCAGAGCCAGAGTCCCGCCGACCAGACGCGGGAGACGCAGATGGTGACGGGCGATCTGAATGCCGCCCTGGTGGAATGGGTGGTTCAGTACCGCATTTCCGAGCCGGCCAAATACCTTTTCGCGGTCCGTGAACCGGCCCAAACCCTTCGCCACGTCTCCGAATCCGTCATGCGGGAAGTCGTCGGCGATCGCACGGTGGACGAGGTGATCACCATCGGCCGGCAGGAGATCGAGGCCGAATCGCTGACCAAGATGCAGGAGCTTTCGAGCAAATACGCCATGGGCATCAGCATCGACCAGGTGCAGTTGAAAAACATCAACCCGCCGGAGCCGGTGCAATCGTCGTTCAACGAAGTCAATCAGGCGCAGCAGGAAAAGGAGAAGTTGATCAACGAGGCCCGGCGCGAATACAACAAGGTGATTCCGCTTGCCGAGGGAGAGAAGGACCAGCGCATCCGCGAGGCCGACGGCTATCGCCTCAAGCGTATCAATGAAGCGGAAGGCGATGTCGCCCGGTTCAACGCGCTGCTGGCGGAATACGTCAAGGCGCCCGAAGTCACCCGCCGGCGTATCTACGTCGAGACCCTGCAAGAGGTTCTGCCGAGCCTGCAATCCAAGATCATCATCGACGACGAGGCGCGCGGCATCCTTCCGCTATTGAATCTCGACTCCAAGATCGGAGGGCAGCCATGA
- the hflC gene encoding protease modulator HflC, which yields MNRITRILLGAFVAIAAFVLMNAIYVVSEVEQMIITQFGKPVGTPVTTAGLKLKVPFIQEVNPIDKRILEWDGSPSDMPTKDKLYISVDLFARWIITDPLQYFLRLRDERSAQSRLDDILGSETRNAVAKHELIEIIRTTKDRTPLRDALLTDAEKALDMGSLVPIHKGRKLVEQEIFAAAAEKVRVFGIELLDIRFKRINYNESVRPKIYDRMISERRQIAERFLSEGNGEAARIRGNRVRDLNKIQSEAYRQVEEIRGEADAKASEIYARSYNQSREAVAFYEFTRTMQAYKTIIAENTTLVLSTDSDLFKFLKAYE from the coding sequence ATGAACCGCATCACCCGGATCCTTCTCGGCGCATTCGTGGCCATCGCGGCGTTCGTCCTGATGAACGCGATCTACGTGGTAAGCGAAGTCGAACAGATGATCATCACGCAATTCGGCAAGCCCGTCGGCACGCCGGTGACGACCGCCGGGCTGAAGCTCAAGGTGCCGTTCATCCAGGAGGTCAATCCCATCGACAAGCGGATCCTGGAGTGGGACGGCAGCCCGTCGGACATGCCGACCAAGGACAAGCTCTACATCTCGGTCGATCTTTTCGCCCGGTGGATCATCACGGACCCCCTTCAATATTTCCTGAGACTGCGCGACGAAAGAAGCGCGCAGTCGCGCCTGGACGACATCCTCGGCAGCGAAACCCGCAACGCGGTGGCCAAGCACGAATTGATCGAGATCATCCGCACCACCAAGGATCGCACGCCGCTTCGCGACGCCCTTTTGACCGACGCGGAAAAGGCGCTGGACATGGGATCGCTGGTGCCGATCCACAAGGGGCGTAAACTGGTCGAGCAGGAAATCTTCGCGGCGGCGGCCGAAAAGGTTCGGGTGTTCGGCATCGAATTGCTCGATATCCGTTTCAAGCGGATCAACTACAACGAAAGCGTGCGTCCCAAGATTTACGACCGCATGATCAGCGAACGCCGGCAGATCGCGGAGCGTTTTTTGTCGGAAGGCAACGGCGAGGCCGCCCGTATCCGCGGCAACCGCGTGCGCGACCTGAACAAAATCCAGTCGGAAGCCTACCGGCAGGTGGAGGAGATCCGGGGCGAGGCGGACGCGAAAGCCAGCGAGATCTATGCGCGCTCGTACAACCAGAGCCGGGAAGCGGTCGCGTTCTACGAATTCACGCGGACGATGCAGGCCTACAAGACCATCATCGCCGAGAACACGACGCTCGTGCTCTCGACGGACAGCGATTTATTCAAGTTCCTGAAGGCCTACGAATAG
- the queD gene encoding 6-carboxytetrahydropterin synthase QueD: protein MYEVKVIKEFAAAHNLRNYKGKCENLHGHNWTVELTCRARELDDIGIALDFVDMKKALVEELERWDHKYLNELPPFDDVNPSSENMARVLFERLAGRLDDDRVKVVRVDVWETPTNRASYFRDQ from the coding sequence ATGTACGAAGTGAAGGTCATCAAGGAATTCGCCGCGGCGCACAATCTGCGCAACTACAAGGGCAAGTGCGAGAATCTGCACGGCCACAACTGGACCGTGGAGCTCACCTGCCGCGCGCGCGAGCTGGACGACATCGGTATCGCGCTGGATTTCGTGGACATGAAAAAGGCGCTCGTCGAGGAACTCGAGCGTTGGGATCACAAATACCTCAACGAGCTGCCGCCGTTCGACGACGTCAATCCGTCGAGCGAAAACATGGCGCGCGTGCTTTTTGAAAGGCTCGCCGGGCGCCTTGACGACGATCGCGTCAAGGTCGTGCGCGTTGATGTGTGGGAAACGCCGACGAACCGCGCGTCGTATTTCCGTGACCAATAA
- a CDS encoding phasin family protein codes for MTNRKTISTQVVDFAKRLIDDSTDVAAHAEAEVKSFVNYLVEKGRVSTREAQRLYDEIVATVHKGRTDFDKKFDEGTRKALWVLNVPTRDEVTRLDARVKTLSRKVAALKKELQA; via the coding sequence ATGACGAACCGCAAAACCATTTCCACGCAGGTGGTCGATTTCGCCAAGCGGCTGATCGACGATTCGACCGACGTGGCCGCCCACGCCGAGGCGGAGGTCAAAAGTTTCGTCAACTACCTTGTCGAAAAGGGCCGCGTTTCGACCAGGGAGGCGCAGCGCCTCTACGACGAGATCGTCGCCACCGTGCACAAGGGACGAACGGACTTCGACAAGAAGTTCGATGAGGGCACGCGCAAGGCCCTGTGGGTTCTGAATGTCCCGACGCGCGACGAGGTCACACGCCTGGACGCGCGCGTGAAGACGCTTTCCCGCAAGGTGGCCGCATTGAAAAAAGAGCTTCAGGCGTAA
- a CDS encoding phasin family protein → MATDFMKTFPDVIKSGVNDAKSTFETFEKELKTRYTKDLAKLRKNVDKARKDVEKVRKDARKFVQEGAGRAFAVLNLPTRTDVEKIARRVDNLQAELRKLNPDGAAKKPAAKRTVKKAAPKKAATRKPARKTAARRK, encoded by the coding sequence ATGGCCACGGATTTCATGAAGACGTTTCCCGATGTGATCAAGAGCGGCGTGAACGACGCGAAATCGACGTTCGAGACGTTCGAGAAGGAACTGAAGACGCGCTACACGAAGGATCTCGCGAAGCTCCGCAAGAACGTGGACAAGGCGCGCAAGGACGTCGAGAAGGTCCGCAAGGACGCCCGCAAGTTCGTGCAGGAAGGCGCCGGACGCGCGTTCGCGGTCCTGAATCTCCCGACCCGCACGGATGTCGAGAAGATCGCGCGGCGCGTCGACAATCTGCAGGCCGAGCTTCGCAAGCTCAACCCGGACGGCGCGGCGAAAAAGCCCGCGGCCAAGCGCACGGTCAAGAAGGCCGCTCCGAAAAAGGCGGCCACCCGCAAGCCGGCCCGCAAGACGGCGGCGCGCCGCAAATAA
- the kdsA gene encoding 3-deoxy-8-phosphooctulonate synthase, with amino-acid sequence MNDVRVGDIVIGDGHPLALISGPCVVEDRDTVMEIAEKLKELTARHDVPWIFKSSFEKDNRGSASGYRGPGMEGGLRILEEVKRAFEVPVLSDVHQIDQIDAAAEVLDVLQIPAYLCQQTSLVLAIGEAGKCVNVKKGQFLAPETMNSVVGKLHSVGNKNVLLTERGTCFGYNRLVSDLRCVPIMKDLGCPVVYDPTHIVRIYGVPSDDPRGGEPQYVPMLSRVGVAAGANALFIETHTDLSRAKCDAVSMLRFDRLEGLLPQLVELSRIVRAQGVA; translated from the coding sequence ATGAACGACGTTCGCGTTGGCGATATCGTCATCGGCGACGGGCATCCGCTCGCCCTCATCTCCGGCCCGTGCGTCGTGGAGGACCGCGACACGGTCATGGAGATTGCGGAAAAGCTGAAGGAGCTCACCGCGCGCCACGACGTGCCGTGGATTTTCAAGTCGAGCTTCGAGAAGGACAATCGCGGCAGCGCTTCGGGCTATCGCGGACCGGGCATGGAGGGCGGTCTGCGTATTCTTGAGGAGGTGAAGCGCGCATTCGAGGTGCCCGTGCTTTCCGACGTGCATCAGATCGACCAGATCGACGCGGCGGCCGAGGTACTCGATGTCCTGCAGATCCCCGCGTATCTCTGCCAGCAAACAAGCCTCGTGCTGGCGATCGGCGAGGCGGGCAAGTGCGTCAACGTCAAGAAAGGCCAGTTCCTCGCGCCGGAAACGATGAATTCCGTCGTCGGAAAGCTTCACAGCGTCGGCAACAAAAACGTTCTCCTGACCGAGCGCGGAACATGCTTCGGCTACAACCGCCTGGTGTCGGATCTGCGTTGCGTGCCGATCATGAAGGACCTTGGCTGCCCAGTCGTTTACGATCCCACGCACATCGTGCGCATCTACGGGGTGCCGTCGGACGACCCGCGCGGCGGTGAGCCGCAATACGTGCCGATGCTCTCGCGCGTCGGCGTCGCGGCGGGGGCGAACGCGCTGTTCATCGAAACGCACACGGACCTGTCGCGCGCGAAGTGTGACGCGGTTTCGATGTTGCGTTTTGATCGGCTCGAAGGGCTGTTGCCGCAGCTTGTCGAGTTGTCGCGCATCGTGCGCGCGCAAGGCGTGGCCTGA
- a CDS encoding Trm112 family protein — MALADILDLLRCPLCGGPLVDRIDKGAVECAACRLRYPIEDSGILNLDPREARSTEAS; from the coding sequence ATGGCGCTTGCCGACATCCTCGACCTGCTGCGTTGTCCTTTGTGCGGCGGCCCGCTTGTCGATCGCATCGACAAAGGCGCGGTGGAGTGCGCCGCGTGCCGCCTTCGCTATCCCATCGAGGATAGCGGCATCCTGAATCTCGACCCGCGCGAGGCGCGGTCCACGGAGGCATCATGA
- a CDS encoding GDP-mannose 4,6-dehydratase, with product MKALVTGCAGFIGSTLVERLLSEGLDVIGIDSFTDYYERAIKERNLDAFRDHPRFTFYDVDVADFPFDKQLEKDDAVFHLAAQAGVRASWGAEFDHYTHNNITATQRLLERVKDIGLSRFVFAGSSSVYGDAESFPTPEDVAPAPISPYGMTKLASEHLCRIYRVAHGVPTVSLRYFTVFGPRQRPDMAFHRWCKAAVTGAPIVVYGDGKQTRDFTYVSDAVAATFAAMTAKDAVGEAINVGGGEQISVNDVIRKLEEIHGTKVERQNDGEQRGDVRHTSADVARAKRLLDYKPRVSVADGLEKEYAWIRRLYGA from the coding sequence GTGAAGGCGCTAGTCACCGGCTGCGCGGGATTCATCGGCAGTACGCTCGTCGAACGCCTGTTATCGGAGGGGCTCGACGTCATCGGCATCGACAGCTTCACGGACTACTACGAGCGCGCGATCAAGGAGCGAAACCTCGACGCGTTTCGGGATCACCCGCGCTTCACGTTTTACGACGTGGACGTTGCCGACTTTCCGTTCGACAAGCAGCTTGAGAAAGACGACGCGGTGTTTCACCTCGCGGCGCAGGCGGGCGTGCGCGCGAGTTGGGGCGCGGAGTTCGACCACTACACGCACAACAACATCACCGCGACGCAGCGGCTTCTCGAGCGCGTGAAGGACATCGGCCTGTCGCGTTTCGTGTTCGCGGGATCGAGTTCGGTTTACGGCGACGCGGAATCGTTCCCCACGCCGGAGGACGTGGCGCCGGCGCCGATCTCGCCCTACGGCATGACCAAGTTGGCGAGCGAGCATCTTTGCCGCATCTACCGCGTCGCGCACGGCGTACCGACGGTCAGCCTGAGGTACTTCACGGTATTTGGCCCGCGCCAGCGGCCCGACATGGCGTTTCACCGCTGGTGCAAGGCGGCGGTCACCGGCGCGCCGATCGTCGTTTACGGAGACGGCAAGCAGACGCGCGATTTCACCTACGTCTCGGACGCGGTGGCCGCGACCTTCGCCGCAATGACCGCGAAGGACGCGGTCGGCGAGGCGATCAACGTCGGGGGCGGCGAGCAAATCTCCGTCAACGACGTCATCAGGAAACTCGAGGAGATCCACGGCACGAAGGTCGAACGGCAAAACGACGGCGAACAGCGCGGCGACGTTCGCCACACGAGCGCCGATGTTGCCAGGGCGAAACGCCTGCTCGATTACAAACCCCGCGTGTCCGTGGCGGACGGGCTTGAAAAGGAATACGCCTGGATTCGGCGTCTGTACGGTGCGTGA
- a CDS encoding adenylyltransferase/cytidyltransferase family protein, which translates to MARIVTLGALAPLVAARRAQGASIVLANGAFDLLHVGHVRYLRGAAALGDVLVVAVNSDASVARAKGEGRPILPLDERLALVAAIEGVDFVTPFEEDDVVNVLHAIRPDIHAKGTDYTEDTVPEVATVRALGGRTAIAGDPKDHNTTDIIARVRAAYGSGA; encoded by the coding sequence GTGGCACGGATTGTCACACTAGGAGCGCTCGCGCCGCTCGTCGCCGCGCGCCGCGCCCAGGGCGCCTCGATCGTGCTGGCCAACGGCGCGTTCGATCTGCTGCACGTGGGTCACGTGCGTTATCTGCGCGGCGCCGCGGCGCTTGGCGATGTGCTTGTCGTCGCCGTCAATTCGGATGCGTCGGTCGCGCGCGCCAAGGGCGAGGGGCGGCCGATTCTGCCGCTCGACGAACGCCTCGCGCTTGTCGCGGCGATCGAGGGCGTTGATTTCGTGACCCCCTTCGAGGAGGACGACGTGGTGAATGTGTTGCACGCCATCCGGCCGGACATCCACGCCAAGGGAACGGATTACACCGAGGACACCGTGCCCGAGGTCGCCACCGTGCGCGCGCTCGGCGGACGCACCGCCATCGCCGGCGATCCGAAGGACCACAACACCACGGACATCATCGCCCGCGTTCGCGCGGCGTACGGGAGCGGCGCGTGA
- a CDS encoding bifunctional hydroxymethylpyrimidine kinase/phosphomethylpyrimidine kinase — protein sequence MADQARLREIIDGFSRVKIGVIGDLVADIFVYGQTRRVSREAPVLILDYVEERLSPGGAANAAGNARALGAQVAVVGAVGDDPPGRELVKSLSDRGIDHAGVITVPDRVTTAKQRIAGASLHTTFQQILRIDRGEREYIGGEPRARLLQSLDDMARRVDALIVSDYGYGMIGENLVHAINEIGKSEIVPVLVDSRYQLALFRDVSVMTPNEPEAEAATGIPMVSVDAVREAGRKLLLGSAARGVLVTRGRQGMMLFEQDGDETPIPIFGSDEIADVTGAGDTVIATYAAALASGASMKEAMVLSNVAGGLVVMKHGTATVSADELREAIERSDPWHGLSH from the coding sequence ATGGCTGACCAGGCGCGCTTGCGAGAGATCATCGACGGATTTTCGCGCGTGAAGATCGGCGTCATCGGCGACCTCGTCGCGGATATCTTTGTTTACGGCCAGACGCGCCGCGTTTCGCGCGAGGCGCCGGTGCTGATTCTCGATTACGTCGAGGAGCGCCTGTCGCCCGGCGGCGCGGCGAATGCGGCCGGCAACGCGCGCGCGCTCGGCGCCCAGGTGGCCGTGGTGGGCGCCGTGGGCGACGATCCTCCCGGCCGCGAACTCGTGAAGTCGCTTTCCGATCGCGGCATCGACCACGCAGGCGTCATCACCGTTCCCGACCGCGTCACCACGGCCAAGCAGCGCATCGCCGGCGCGAGCCTGCACACCACGTTTCAGCAGATCCTTCGCATCGACCGCGGCGAACGCGAATACATCGGCGGCGAGCCCCGTGCGCGGCTTTTGCAGTCGCTTGATGACATGGCGCGCCGCGTGGACGCGCTCATCGTCTCGGATTACGGTTATGGGATGATCGGCGAAAATCTCGTGCACGCCATCAACGAGATCGGCAAGAGCGAGATCGTGCCGGTGCTCGTGGATTCGCGTTATCAGCTCGCGCTGTTTCGCGACGTGTCGGTGATGACGCCCAACGAGCCGGAGGCCGAGGCGGCGACGGGAATCCCGATGGTTTCCGTTGACGCGGTGCGCGAGGCGGGACGCAAACTCCTGCTCGGCTCCGCCGCGCGCGGCGTGCTGGTCACGCGAGGGCGGCAGGGGATGATGCTTTTCGAGCAAGACGGCGACGAGACGCCGATCCCGATTTTCGGATCGGACGAGATCGCCGACGTCACCGGCGCCGGGGATACCGTCATCGCGACCTACGCGGCGGCGCTCGCGTCCGGCGCGTCGATGAAGGAGGCGATGGTGCTCTCGAACGTCGCGGGCGGGCTTGTCGTCATGAAACACGGCACCGCGACGGTGAGCGCCGACGAACTGCGCGAGGCCATCGAACGGAGCGACCCGTGGCACGGATTGTCACACTAG
- a CDS encoding HAD family hydrolase: MTRPAVFLDRDGCLSEEVGYVNHVSRIRAIPGVAGAIARLNRAGVPAVMVTNQAGAARGYFPLDLIEQVNAALVAQLAGQGARIDGVYYCPHLRGAVLPELDVDCGCRKPRTGLIERAAADLNLDPKRSFMVGDKYSDVELGFAMGGEGLLVLTGYGRGEVEWFSSGWKRPPDLVAENLDEVVDHVFERLGIDG; the protein is encoded by the coding sequence GTGACGCGGCCGGCGGTGTTTCTCGACCGCGACGGCTGCCTGTCCGAGGAGGTCGGCTACGTGAATCACGTCAGCCGCATCCGCGCGATCCCCGGCGTGGCCGGCGCGATCGCGCGGCTGAATCGCGCGGGCGTGCCGGCGGTGATGGTGACCAATCAGGCCGGCGCCGCGCGGGGGTATTTTCCGCTCGATCTGATCGAGCAGGTGAACGCCGCGCTCGTTGCGCAGCTTGCCGGGCAGGGCGCGCGGATCGACGGCGTGTATTATTGCCCGCACCTTCGCGGCGCGGTTCTGCCCGAGCTTGATGTCGATTGCGGCTGCCGCAAGCCACGAACGGGACTCATCGAGCGCGCGGCGGCCGATCTTAATCTGGATCCGAAACGGTCGTTCATGGTCGGCGACAAATATTCGGACGTGGAGTTGGGGTTTGCGATGGGCGGGGAGGGCCTACTCGTGTTGACGGGATACGGACGAGGCGAGGTCGAGTGGTTTTCCTCCGGCTGGAAGCGGCCGCCGGACCTTGTCGCCGAAAATCTGGATGAGGTCGTTGACCACGTTTTCGAAAGGCTCGGGATCGATGGCTGA
- the lpxK gene encoding tetraacyldisaccharide 4'-kinase: MKQSDFERLFYKRPAEIERQPALWPLRAASFVYALAMRVRAAAYRAGILAGVRPAIPAISVGNITVGGTGKTPLAYYVAERLREMGRRPAIVSRGYRGAKEGAVAVVGDGKSLKLTAAEAGDEPFMMAVRVPRIPVVIGARRADAVAHAAKKLGADVAVCDDAFSHLGLSRAVDIVCVNGNVGFGNHRTVPIGPLREPLSALARGAMILVKDGATAIEDIAAIARAHGFAGPVISWRYKIASFYLLKDGLEIDTDYVIGKPVHALAATAFPEEFFRLLEAAGLRVVRRTVRPDHHAWTDADLKRPDSIAASEAVMYHVTTEKDAVKLRRLAPPDESPFLVMRVQPAFSDEDRLTIDQLIKSVS, translated from the coding sequence ATGAAGCAAAGCGATTTCGAACGACTGTTCTACAAGCGCCCCGCCGAGATCGAGCGGCAGCCGGCGCTGTGGCCTCTTCGCGCCGCGTCGTTCGTGTACGCCCTGGCGATGCGCGTGCGTGCGGCGGCGTACCGCGCGGGAATTCTCGCCGGCGTGCGTCCGGCGATTCCCGCGATCAGCGTCGGCAACATCACCGTCGGCGGCACCGGCAAGACGCCGCTTGCGTATTACGTCGCCGAGCGCCTGCGCGAGATGGGCCGCCGCCCCGCGATCGTCTCGCGCGGGTATCGCGGCGCGAAGGAGGGCGCGGTCGCCGTGGTCGGCGACGGCAAATCGCTGAAGCTGACGGCCGCGGAGGCCGGCGACGAGCCGTTCATGATGGCGGTGCGCGTTCCGCGTATCCCCGTCGTCATCGGCGCGCGGCGCGCGGACGCCGTCGCGCACGCGGCGAAAAAGCTCGGGGCCGACGTCGCCGTGTGCGACGACGCCTTCTCGCATCTGGGGCTTTCCCGCGCGGTCGATATCGTGTGCGTCAACGGCAATGTGGGATTCGGGAATCATCGCACCGTGCCCATCGGCCCGCTGCGCGAACCTTTGTCCGCGCTGGCCCGCGGCGCGATGATCCTGGTGAAGGACGGCGCGACGGCCATCGAGGATATCGCCGCGATCGCGCGCGCGCACGGCTTTGCCGGCCCGGTCATTTCCTGGCGTTACAAGATCGCTTCGTTTTATCTACTGAAGGACGGCCTCGAGATCGACACCGATTACGTCATCGGCAAGCCCGTCCACGCATTAGCCGCCACCGCGTTTCCCGAAGAATTCTTTCGCCTGCTTGAAGCGGCGGGGCTTCGCGTGGTGCGCCGCACCGTGCGCCCGGACCATCACGCGTGGACCGACGCGGACCTGAAAAGGCCCGATTCGATTGCCGCGTCGGAGGCCGTTATGTATCATGTGACGACCGAAAAGGACGCCGTCAAATTGCGGCGTCTGGCGCCGCCGGACGAATCCCCCTTTCTTGTCATGCGCGTTCAACCCGCGTTTTCCGACGAGGATCGATTGACGATCGACCAACTCATCAAGAGCGTTTCGTGA
- the queA gene encoding tRNA preQ1(34) S-adenosylmethionine ribosyltransferase-isomerase QueA: MNTADFDYELPPERIAQQPAEPRDAARLLVFDRAQNRTTHAHVRDLPSFVAPGTLVVFNDTRVRAARLFGKRPTGGHVELLLTERVGESPATFRAIGRARRGFRLGEILRLAPDVTATVVDRGGAEFVVRIDAPGDVEARIDEIGVMPLPPYIRRDADDNPDNAHDRERYQTVYARRIGAAAAPTAGLHFTPELIDALRDKGAQIGYLTLHVGLGTFLPVRTETIDEHRIHEEAFCISEELAALVAAARRERRPVLAVGTTVCRALEAAWDGETLAVGDARTSIFLKPGSEFRVVDKLMTNFHLPRSTLLMLVAAFMGREAVLSLYDEAIREGYRFYSYGDAMLIS, translated from the coding sequence ATGAACACCGCCGATTTCGATTACGAGCTGCCGCCGGAACGCATCGCGCAGCAGCCCGCCGAGCCGCGCGACGCCGCGCGTCTATTGGTTTTTGACCGGGCGCAAAACCGGACGACGCACGCGCACGTGCGCGATCTGCCTTCGTTTGTCGCGCCGGGCACGCTCGTGGTTTTCAACGACACCCGCGTGCGCGCCGCGCGACTTTTCGGAAAAAGACCGACCGGCGGTCATGTCGAGCTGCTCCTCACCGAGCGCGTCGGCGAATCTCCGGCGACGTTTCGCGCCATCGGGCGGGCGCGCCGGGGATTTCGCCTTGGCGAGATCCTTCGTCTCGCGCCGGACGTGACCGCGACGGTCGTCGATCGGGGCGGGGCCGAGTTTGTGGTGCGCATCGATGCGCCCGGGGACGTGGAGGCGCGTATCGACGAGATCGGCGTGATGCCGCTTCCGCCGTACATCAGGCGCGACGCGGACGACAACCCGGACAACGCGCACGACCGCGAGCGTTACCAGACGGTGTACGCGCGGCGAATCGGCGCGGCGGCGGCGCCCACGGCGGGCCTGCATTTCACGCCGGAGTTGATCGACGCGCTTCGCGATAAGGGCGCCCAGATCGGCTACCTTACGCTGCACGTCGGCCTGGGAACCTTTCTGCCGGTGCGCACGGAGACGATCGACGAACACCGCATCCACGAGGAGGCGTTTTGTATCAGCGAGGAGCTTGCCGCGCTCGTCGCGGCGGCGCGCCGCGAGAGGCGGCCGGTGCTCGCCGTCGGCACGACCGTCTGCCGCGCGCTCGAAGCGGCATGGGACGGCGAGACGCTCGCCGTCGGCGACGCCCGCACGTCGATCTTCCTGAAACCGGGGAGCGAGTTTCGCGTCGTCGATAAGTTGATGACGAACTTCCATCTGCCACGCTCGACGCTGCTGATGCTCGTCGCCGCCTTCATGGGGCGCGAGGCCGTGTTGTCGCTGTACGACGAGGCGATTCGCGAAGGCTATCGATTTTACAGCTATGGCGACGCCATGCTGATTTCCTGA
- a CDS encoding slipin family protein, with protein MLEMFGGVGLFFMFALVYFFSGIRIINEYERGVVFRLGRVTPLKGAGFKWIIPGIDKMLKVSTRVVVVDIPPQDVITRDNVTVKVNAVFYFRVMDPLKAVLEVENYIYASSQLAQTTLRSVLGEVELDDLLSDREKINQRLQHIIDERTDPWGVKVTAVEVKHIDLPTEMQRAMARQAEAERERRAKIIAAEGEFQASQRLADAAKIIGEQPAALQLRYLQTLVEIATENNSTTLFPIPIDIFRGFIKDGAR; from the coding sequence ATGCTGGAGATGTTTGGGGGCGTCGGCCTGTTTTTCATGTTCGCGCTCGTCTATTTCTTTTCGGGCATTCGCATCATCAACGAATACGAGCGCGGCGTGGTCTTTCGCCTCGGCCGCGTCACGCCGCTGAAGGGCGCGGGATTCAAGTGGATCATTCCCGGCATCGACAAGATGTTGAAGGTCAGCACGCGCGTCGTGGTCGTCGACATTCCTCCCCAGGACGTCATCACGCGCGACAACGTGACGGTGAAGGTCAACGCGGTCTTCTATTTTCGCGTGATGGATCCGCTAAAGGCCGTGCTCGAGGTGGAGAACTACATCTACGCATCGAGCCAGCTCGCGCAGACGACGCTCCGCAGCGTGCTCGGCGAGGTGGAGCTTGACGACCTGCTGTCGGATCGCGAAAAGATCAACCAACGCCTGCAACACATCATCGACGAACGCACGGACCCGTGGGGCGTGAAGGTCACGGCGGTTGAGGTTAAGCACATCGACCTGCCGACCGAGATGCAGCGCGCCATGGCCCGCCAGGCGGAGGCCGAACGCGAGAGGCGGGCGAAGATCATCGCCGCGGAAGGCGAGTTCCAGGCTTCGCAGCGCCTCGCGGACGCGGCGAAGATCATCGGGGAGCAGCCGGCGGCGTTGCAGCTTCGCTATTTGCAGACGCTCGTCGAGATCGCGACCGAGAACAATTCGACGACGCTCTTTCCGATTCCCATCGACATCTTTCGGGGATTCATCAAGGACGGCGCGCGCTAA